A genomic segment from Flavobacterium sp. 9R encodes:
- the rpsQ gene encoding 30S ribosomal protein S17, which yields MEKRNLRKERIGVVTSNKMDKSIVVAQVTKVKHPLYGKFVLKTKKFVAHDETNDCNIGDTVRISETRPLSKSKCWRLVEIIERAK from the coding sequence ATGGAAAAAAGAAATTTAAGAAAAGAAAGAATTGGTGTGGTTACTTCAAACAAAATGGATAAGTCTATTGTTGTTGCTCAAGTAACTAAAGTAAAGCACCCATTATACGGTAAGTTCGTGTTGAAAACAAAGAAATTTGTTGCACACGACGAAACAAACGACTGTAACATTGGAGATACTGTAAGAATTAGCGAAACGCGTCCTTTGAGTAAATCAAAATGTTGGAGATTAGTTGAAATCATTGAAAGAGCTAAATAA
- the rpmC gene encoding 50S ribosomal protein L29: protein MKQSEIKDLSAAELQEKLSQTKKVYADLKMAHAISPIENPLQIRSVRRAVARLATELTKRELQ from the coding sequence ATGAAACAATCAGAAATAAAAGATCTTTCTGCAGCGGAGTTGCAAGAAAAACTAAGTCAAACTAAAAAGGTTTATGCCGATTTAAAAATGGCTCACGCTATTTCTCCGATCGAAAATCCACTTCAAATAAGAAGTGTACGTAGAGCGGTTGCTAGATTAGCTACAGAACTTACTAAAAGAGAGTTACAATAA
- the rplX gene encoding 50S ribosomal protein L24: MIKLKIKSGDIVRVIAGDHKGAEGKVLRVYREKNKAIVEGVNMVSKHTKPSAKNPQGGIVKKEASIQISNIALIDPKTKETTRVGIRVEGDKKVRFSKKSNQVL, encoded by the coding sequence ATGATAAAGCTAAAAATAAAATCAGGAGATATCGTAAGAGTAATTGCTGGAGACCATAAAGGTGCTGAAGGTAAAGTATTACGTGTTTACCGTGAGAAAAACAAAGCGATTGTTGAAGGTGTAAACATGGTTTCTAAACACACGAAGCCAAGTGCTAAAAACCCTCAAGGTGGTATTGTAAAAAAGGAAGCTTCTATACAAATTTCTAACATTGCTCTTATAGATCCTAAAACTAAGGAAACTACAAGAGTAGGTATTAGAGTAGAAGGAGATAAGAAAGTAAGATTT
- the rplN gene encoding 50S ribosomal protein L14: protein MVQQESRLKVADNTGAKEVLTIRVLGGTKRRYASVGDKIVVSIKDATPNGNVKKGAVSTAVVVRTKKEVRRADGSYIRFDDNACVLLNAAGEMRGTRVFGPVARELREKQFMKIVSLAPEVL from the coding sequence ATGGTACAACAAGAATCAAGACTAAAAGTAGCAGATAACACAGGAGCTAAAGAAGTTTTAACTATCCGTGTTTTAGGAGGTACCAAAAGAAGGTATGCCTCTGTTGGTGACAAGATTGTAGTTTCTATCAAAGATGCAACTCCAAACGGAAACGTAAAAAAAGGAGCTGTTTCAACTGCAGTTGTTGTACGTACCAAAAAAGAAGTAAGAAGAGCAGATGGTTCATACATCAGATTCGATGACAATGCATGTGTATTGTTAAACGCAGCTGGTGAAATGAGAGGAACTCGTGTTTTTGGTCCGGTAGCAAGAGAACTTCGTGAAAAACAATTCATGAAAATTGTATCATTAGCACCAGAAGTGCTTTAA